In one window of Gemmatimonadota bacterium DNA:
- the uvrC gene encoding excinuclease ABC subunit UvrC, with amino-acid sequence MTATPEPLQRKLDTLPDQPGVYLWKDAAGLVLYVGKAKRLRSRVRSYFTADHATSLKTQYLVRQIADVETIVVANEAQSLLLENNLIKEYQPRFNVRLKDDKSYPSIAVTTGEPFPRVLVTRRLDLPGARYFGPYTDVTQLRRALVIIRRLYTVRSCADDLPREQRERPCLDYHIGRCRAPCVGWQTQTEYRGMIDEVLDFLAGRTVDVRSRVRDAMLTASERQDYERAGRLRDQLKWLEQVDAPASVEVIGTGDADIVGFARDGDDAVGALLRVREGRVVAREHTFLENLGEETDEQILNFLLVRSYVPMPGRVRRLILPFPPAEIELLQELMPETEWHVPQRGIAHRWLDLADQNARHLLESLRIESFETDERAGDPVYALGRDLGLNVVPRSMICIDISTNQGKDTVGSLVWFEAGRPRKAEYRKFKIKGEAQQDDYAAIHEVLTRYLTRRQEERLPLPDLIVIDGGKGQLSAAADAAAARGVGHIPMISLAKKEEEIFFPGRPESLRLSRRAPSLRLLQRIRDETHRFGVAYNRKRRTQRTITSALLDIPGVGPTRRRVLLERFGSLAGVRSATAAEIASLPGFSATLAERILAAVRA; translated from the coding sequence ATGACCGCGACTCCCGAACCCCTGCAGCGCAAGCTCGACACGCTCCCCGACCAGCCCGGCGTCTACCTCTGGAAGGACGCCGCCGGGCTCGTGCTCTACGTCGGGAAGGCCAAGCGGCTCCGCAGCCGGGTGCGCAGCTACTTCACCGCCGACCACGCCACCAGCCTCAAGACCCAGTACCTGGTGCGGCAGATCGCGGACGTCGAGACCATCGTGGTGGCGAACGAGGCGCAATCGCTGCTCCTCGAGAACAACCTGATCAAGGAGTACCAGCCGCGCTTCAACGTCCGGCTCAAGGACGACAAGAGCTATCCGTCCATCGCCGTCACCACCGGCGAGCCGTTTCCCCGGGTGCTCGTCACCCGCCGGCTGGACCTGCCCGGCGCCCGCTATTTCGGGCCCTACACCGACGTGACCCAGCTGCGGCGGGCCCTGGTGATCATCCGGCGGCTGTACACCGTGCGGAGCTGCGCCGACGACCTGCCCCGGGAGCAGCGCGAACGGCCCTGCCTCGACTATCACATCGGTCGCTGCCGGGCACCCTGCGTCGGCTGGCAGACCCAGACGGAGTACCGGGGCATGATCGACGAGGTGCTCGACTTCCTCGCCGGCCGCACCGTGGACGTGCGCTCCCGCGTCCGGGACGCCATGCTCACCGCGAGCGAGCGGCAGGACTACGAGCGCGCCGGCCGGCTTCGCGACCAGCTCAAGTGGCTGGAGCAGGTCGATGCGCCCGCCAGCGTGGAGGTCATCGGCACCGGCGATGCCGACATCGTGGGCTTCGCCCGTGACGGCGACGACGCCGTCGGGGCCCTCCTCCGGGTGCGCGAGGGCCGGGTCGTCGCGCGCGAGCACACCTTTCTCGAGAACCTGGGCGAGGAGACCGACGAGCAGATCCTCAACTTCCTGCTGGTGCGATCCTACGTGCCCATGCCCGGACGGGTACGGCGGCTGATCCTGCCGTTCCCGCCCGCCGAGATCGAGCTGCTGCAGGAGCTGATGCCCGAGACCGAGTGGCATGTGCCCCAGCGAGGCATCGCCCACCGCTGGCTCGACCTCGCCGACCAGAACGCCCGGCACCTGCTCGAGAGCCTGCGGATCGAGAGCTTCGAGACCGACGAGCGCGCCGGCGACCCGGTCTACGCCCTCGGCCGCGACCTGGGCCTCAACGTGGTGCCCCGCAGCATGATCTGCATCGACATCTCGACCAACCAGGGCAAGGACACCGTGGGATCGCTGGTCTGGTTCGAGGCCGGCCGTCCGCGGAAGGCCGAGTATCGCAAGTTCAAGATCAAGGGTGAGGCCCAGCAGGACGACTACGCCGCCATCCACGAAGTGCTCACCCGGTACCTCACCCGGCGCCAGGAGGAGCGGCTGCCCCTGCCGGACCTCATCGTCATCGACGGCGGCAAGGGGCAGCTCTCCGCGGCGGCCGACGCCGCCGCCGCGCGCGGCGTGGGGCACATCCCCATGATCAGCCTGGCCAAGAAGGAGGAGGAGATCTTCTTCCCGGGGCGGCCGGAGAGCCTGCGGCTGTCGCGCCGGGCTCCCTCCCTGCGCCTGCTGCAGCGCATCCGTGATGAAACCCATCGCTTCGGCGTGGCCTACAACCGGAAGCGCCGGACCCAACGGACCATCACGTCGGCATTGCTCGACATCCCGGGTGTGGGCCCCACCCGGCGCCGCGTGCTGCTCGAACGCTTCGGCAGCCTGGCTGGCGTGCGCTCGGCCACGGCGGCGGAGATCGCCAGCCTTCCCGGGTTCTCCGCGACGCTGGCCGAGCGGATCCTGGCCGCGGTCAGGGCCTGA
- the murJ gene encoding murein biosynthesis integral membrane protein MurJ, whose translation MVAAGIFLSRIFGLVRQRALAHYLGLGDGSDAFTAAFRIPNLLQNLLGEGVLSASFIPVYARLRAEGKDADAEHVAGAVLGLVGVATALVVLAGVALAGPLTDVIAPGWSGPKRDLTVSLVRVLFPGAGLLVASAWCLGVLNSHRRFLLSYTAPVLWNLAIIVSLLLAAAGQSEARVATLAALGSVAGSALQFLVQLPTVLRLVPGLRPRLATRGDAVRTVLRNFWPVFLGRGVVQLSAFVDTIIASLLGRGAVAGLTTAQVLYTLPVSLFGMSVSAAELPAMASATGSDTEIAAALRQRLQAGLRRIAYFVVPSAAAFLGLGSVLAAALFQTGQFSAEDSRYVWGILAGSAVGLLAATMGRLYSSAYYALRDTRTPLRFAVLRVLLTTLLGYLAAVPLPPLLGLEPRWGAAGLTATAGIAGWVEFFLLQRGMNARIGATGLSAGELARLWAPALLGAAIGYGVQSLLPGIHPVLRAAAALVPFGLVYLGGTVALRVPEGRALLARLRPR comes from the coding sequence CTGGTGGCGGCGGGCATCTTCCTCAGCCGCATCTTCGGCCTGGTCCGGCAGCGGGCCCTGGCGCACTATCTCGGCCTGGGCGACGGCAGCGACGCCTTCACCGCGGCCTTCCGCATTCCCAACCTGCTGCAGAACCTGCTGGGGGAAGGGGTGCTGTCGGCATCGTTCATCCCGGTGTACGCCCGCCTCCGCGCGGAGGGGAAGGACGCCGACGCGGAGCACGTCGCCGGCGCGGTGCTTGGCCTGGTCGGCGTGGCCACCGCGCTGGTCGTCCTCGCCGGCGTGGCCCTGGCCGGCCCGCTGACCGATGTCATCGCCCCTGGGTGGTCCGGCCCCAAGCGCGACCTCACCGTCTCCCTCGTGCGCGTGCTCTTTCCCGGGGCAGGGCTCCTGGTGGCGTCCGCCTGGTGCCTGGGGGTCCTCAACAGCCACCGCCGGTTCCTGCTGTCGTACACGGCGCCGGTGCTGTGGAACCTCGCCATCATCGTGAGCCTGCTGCTGGCCGCCGCCGGCCAGTCCGAGGCGCGGGTGGCCACGCTGGCGGCACTGGGGTCGGTGGCCGGCAGCGCGCTGCAGTTCCTCGTCCAGCTGCCCACCGTCCTCCGGCTCGTCCCGGGCCTGCGCCCGCGCCTCGCGACGCGTGGGGACGCCGTGCGCACGGTGTTGCGCAACTTCTGGCCGGTGTTCCTCGGGCGCGGCGTGGTCCAGCTCAGCGCGTTCGTGGATACCATTATCGCGAGCCTGCTCGGGCGGGGGGCGGTGGCCGGGCTCACCACCGCCCAGGTGCTGTACACCCTGCCGGTGAGCCTGTTCGGGATGTCGGTCTCCGCCGCGGAACTTCCCGCCATGGCGAGCGCGACCGGCAGCGACACCGAGATCGCGGCCGCCCTCCGTCAACGGCTCCAGGCGGGGCTGCGCCGCATCGCCTATTTCGTGGTGCCGTCCGCCGCGGCATTCCTCGGCCTGGGGTCGGTGCTCGCGGCGGCGCTGTTCCAGACCGGGCAGTTCTCGGCCGAGGACAGCCGCTACGTCTGGGGCATCCTCGCCGGAAGCGCCGTGGGGCTGCTCGCGGCCACGATGGGACGCCTCTACAGTTCGGCCTACTACGCGCTCCGTGACACCCGCACCCCGCTGCGCTTCGCGGTGCTCCGCGTGCTCCTCACCACCCTCCTCGGCTACCTCGCCGCCGTCCCGCTGCCGCCGCTCCTCGGCCTCGAGCCCAGGTGGGGCGCGGCGGGGCTCACCGCCACCGCCGGGATCGCCGGCTGGGTCGAGTTCTTCCTGCTGCAGCGCGGCATGAATGCCCGGATCGGCGCCACCGGGCTCTCCGCCGGGGAACTGGCGCGGCTCTGGGCGCCGGCGCTCCTCGGCGCGGCGATCGGCTACGGCGTCCAGTCCCTCCTCCCCGGGATCCACCCGGTGCTCCGCGCGGCCGCGGCGCTGGTCCCGTTCGGCCTGGTGTATCTCGGGGGCACCGTGGCGCTCCGCGTCCCCGAGGGACGGGCGCTCCTCGCGCGGCTCCGCCCCCGCTGA
- the bshC gene encoding bacillithiol biosynthesis cysteine-adding enzyme BshC, with product MTFRLLTTPLAAPVAWPTPRNGGIAPALLDAFVAAPGARASLDRLRDPRALVVTTGQQPGLLTGPLYTIHKALSAVALARQCEHRWNRPVVPVFWAAGGDHDFAEGNHAAWTAADGSTITATLRERPADAPLTPLYREPVGPEIGPVLERLAADLAGSPHGAEVLALFRRWYRPESNLADACAQTIAELLAPYGIVVFDAVHPAVKRAQVPYLVRALEQAAVLEQALVGRQAALAAQGHDAGVTVGDGATLVMFEGTQGRDRLAFRAPGFMTRRSHEQLSLADVEQLSATDPGRFSPNVLLRPAIESAILPTVAYMGGPGELRYWALAEAIYAPLGVAPQRPLPRWSGLIVDARTDRVLEKFGATLDELLAPGLQLEGRVIREQLPADARDALASLRAAIERDYAVLTRAAVAIDPTIEKTLQNLRNQAFAGTQEAEKRLVNHLKKRQVTETQQIARARELVLPLGRPQERVLTLAPLLARHGPALLDALAAHVEAWYAAALEAAPAPR from the coding sequence ATGACGTTTCGCCTGCTGACCACGCCGCTCGCCGCCCCCGTGGCGTGGCCCACCCCCCGGAACGGCGGGATCGCCCCGGCACTCCTGGACGCCTTCGTGGCCGCCCCCGGCGCACGGGCCAGCCTCGATCGGCTGCGGGATCCGCGGGCCCTGGTGGTCACCACGGGGCAGCAGCCGGGACTCCTGACCGGACCACTCTACACCATCCACAAGGCCCTCTCGGCGGTGGCGCTCGCGCGGCAGTGTGAGCACCGCTGGAACCGGCCGGTGGTCCCGGTCTTCTGGGCGGCGGGTGGCGACCACGACTTTGCGGAGGGGAACCACGCCGCGTGGACCGCCGCCGACGGCTCCACTATCACGGCCACCCTGCGGGAACGCCCGGCGGATGCCCCGCTGACGCCGTTGTACCGGGAGCCGGTGGGGCCCGAGATCGGGCCCGTGCTCGAGCGCCTGGCGGCGGACCTCGCCGGCTCGCCGCATGGGGCGGAGGTCCTGGCGCTCTTCCGCCGATGGTACCGGCCCGAGTCCAACCTCGCCGACGCCTGCGCCCAGACCATCGCCGAGCTGCTGGCGCCGTACGGCATCGTGGTGTTCGACGCGGTCCATCCCGCCGTCAAGCGGGCCCAGGTGCCCTACCTGGTGCGGGCCCTGGAACAGGCCGCGGTCCTGGAGCAGGCGCTGGTGGGGCGTCAGGCCGCCCTCGCGGCGCAGGGGCACGACGCGGGGGTCACGGTGGGAGACGGCGCGACCCTCGTCATGTTCGAGGGCACGCAGGGCAGGGACCGCCTGGCCTTCCGCGCGCCCGGCTTCATGACCCGGCGGAGTCACGAACAGCTCTCCCTGGCCGACGTGGAGCAGCTGTCCGCCACCGACCCTGGGCGCTTCTCACCCAATGTGCTGCTCCGGCCCGCGATCGAGAGCGCCATCCTCCCGACGGTCGCGTACATGGGCGGCCCCGGCGAGCTGCGCTACTGGGCCCTGGCCGAGGCGATCTACGCGCCACTGGGGGTCGCCCCGCAGCGTCCGCTGCCGCGCTGGTCCGGCCTGATCGTCGATGCCCGCACCGACCGGGTGCTGGAGAAGTTCGGTGCCACGCTGGACGAGCTGCTGGCGCCGGGGCTCCAGCTGGAGGGGAGGGTGATCCGGGAGCAGCTTCCCGCCGACGCGCGCGACGCGCTGGCCTCCCTCCGGGCCGCGATCGAGCGGGACTATGCGGTGCTGACCCGGGCGGCCGTGGCCATCGATCCCACGATCGAGAAGACCCTGCAGAACCTCCGCAACCAGGCCTTCGCCGGAACCCAGGAGGCGGAGAAGCGGCTGGTCAACCACCTCAAGAAGCGCCAGGTTACCGAGACCCAGCAGATTGCGCGGGCCCGCGAGCTGGTGCTCCCGCTGGGCCGGCCGCAGGAACGGGTCCTGACGCTGGCGCCCCTGCTGGCCCGGCACGGGCCGGCGCTGCTCGATGCCCTCGCGGCCCACGTCGAGGCCTGGTACGCCGCCGCCCTTGAAGCGGCTCCGGCACCCCGGTAG
- a CDS encoding class I SAM-dependent methyltransferase, producing MAEWFEEWFGEEYLHLYPHRNEADAGRLIALLTRELPWRVGWRVLDVACGAGRHLAALERAGAVAFGFDLSLPLLRRAREATARPLVRADMRALPYRARSMDLTVNLFTSFGYFAADEEHTDALGQMLSTVRPGGWFVIDFLNAEQVRASLVPVEETRYGETLVRITRGLTADGRFVRKTIALADGRRFEERVRLLGPEVLEGMLVAHGAIVRARFGDYDGAVLGTGNRTILVAQVAA from the coding sequence ATGGCCGAGTGGTTCGAGGAGTGGTTTGGCGAGGAGTACCTGCACCTGTACCCGCACCGCAACGAGGCGGACGCGGGCCGCCTGATCGCGCTGCTCACCCGCGAGCTGCCGTGGCGGGTGGGCTGGCGGGTGCTCGACGTCGCCTGCGGCGCGGGGCGGCACCTGGCCGCCCTGGAACGCGCCGGCGCCGTGGCCTTCGGCTTCGACCTTTCTCTCCCGCTGCTCCGCCGGGCCCGCGAGGCCACCGCGCGGCCGCTGGTGCGGGCCGACATGCGAGCCCTGCCATACCGCGCCCGGTCCATGGATCTCACCGTGAACCTCTTCACCAGCTTCGGGTACTTCGCCGCGGATGAGGAGCATACCGATGCGCTCGGCCAGATGCTCTCGACCGTGCGGCCCGGTGGCTGGTTCGTCATCGACTTCCTGAACGCCGAGCAGGTGCGCGCCTCGCTGGTGCCCGTCGAGGAGACCCGCTACGGCGAGACGCTGGTGCGGATCACCCGGGGGCTCACGGCCGATGGCCGCTTCGTCCGCAAGACCATTGCCCTGGCCGACGGGCGCCGGTTCGAGGAGCGGGTCCGGCTGCTGGGGCCGGAGGTGCTCGAGGGCATGCTCGTGGCCCACGGGGCCATCGTCCGCGCCCGGTTCGGCGATTACGATGGCGCGGTGCTCGGGACCGGCAACCGGACCATCCTCGTCGCTCAGGTGGCCGCATGA
- a CDS encoding 23S rRNA (pseudouridine(1915)-N(3))-methyltransferase RlmH translates to MAEVEVREAGRGKVAEEGRRLEGARLRERASGGAELVALDRTGAPWTSEELARRLGRWRDDARPVAFLIGGSEGLDPGLVADCRHRWSLGALTLPHELARVVVLEQLYRGFTILRGEPYHK, encoded by the coding sequence GTGGCCGAGGTGGAGGTCCGGGAGGCGGGGCGGGGCAAGGTCGCGGAGGAGGGGCGCCGGCTCGAGGGCGCCCGCCTCCGCGAACGTGCATCCGGGGGCGCGGAGCTCGTGGCCCTCGATCGGACCGGGGCGCCCTGGACCAGTGAGGAGCTGGCCCGGCGCCTGGGCCGGTGGCGGGACGACGCCCGGCCGGTCGCCTTCCTGATCGGCGGCTCGGAGGGGCTCGACCCGGGCCTGGTGGCCGACTGCCGCCACCGCTGGAGCCTCGGAGCCCTCACGCTCCCGCACGAACTCGCCCGCGTGGTGGTACTGGAACAACTCTATCGCGGGTTTACCATTCTTCGCGGCGAACCCTACCACAAGTAG
- a CDS encoding Glu/Leu/Phe/Val dehydrogenase: MTSTSPRPSQNVIRPEKDHFLAAENPFEEMMSRFDDAAKRLDLEPGLYQILRMPEKQIIVSVPVLRDDGTVEVYTGYRVIYNTSRGPAKGGIRFDLQVTLDEVKALAGWMTWKCAVVNLPFGGAKGGVICDPTTMSNGEIERLTRRYTTGIIETLGPDSDVPAPDVNTNERVMAWVMDTYSMHKRHTVTAVVTGKPIAMGGSLGRREATGRGCMFVTREALKKLKMPLKGTRVAVQGFGNVGSVAADLMAKEGMTIVAVSDKSGGIYNPKGLDLPDVFKHVQGKKLLNTYAKAQQITNQELLTLDCDVLVPAALENVITDENAGQIKARIICEGANGPTTAEADKILNQKGIFVIPDILANAGGVTVSYFEWVQDRGGYFWDEETVNNRLEKIMVHSFEEVTTMAEKHGVDNRIGAYMLSIDRVAAVHRLRGMYA; the protein is encoded by the coding sequence ATGACGTCGACCAGTCCGCGCCCCAGCCAGAACGTCATCCGGCCCGAGAAGGACCACTTTCTCGCGGCGGAGAACCCGTTCGAGGAGATGATGTCCCGCTTCGACGACGCCGCCAAGCGCCTGGACCTCGAGCCGGGACTGTACCAGATCCTCCGGATGCCCGAGAAGCAGATCATCGTCTCGGTGCCGGTGCTCCGCGATGACGGCACGGTGGAGGTGTACACCGGCTATCGCGTCATCTACAACACCTCCCGGGGCCCGGCCAAGGGCGGCATCCGCTTCGACCTCCAGGTCACCCTGGACGAGGTCAAGGCGCTGGCGGGCTGGATGACCTGGAAGTGCGCCGTGGTGAACCTGCCCTTCGGCGGCGCCAAGGGCGGGGTGATCTGCGACCCCACCACCATGTCCAACGGCGAGATCGAGCGCCTGACCCGCCGCTACACCACGGGCATCATCGAGACCCTGGGCCCCGACTCCGACGTGCCCGCCCCCGACGTGAACACCAATGAGCGCGTGATGGCCTGGGTGATGGACACCTACTCGATGCACAAGCGCCACACTGTCACCGCGGTCGTCACCGGCAAGCCGATCGCGATGGGCGGGAGCCTCGGCCGCCGCGAGGCCACCGGCCGCGGCTGCATGTTCGTGACCCGCGAGGCGCTCAAGAAGCTCAAGATGCCGCTCAAGGGCACCCGGGTGGCGGTGCAGGGCTTCGGCAACGTCGGATCCGTGGCGGCCGACCTCATGGCCAAGGAAGGCATGACCATCGTGGCCGTGAGCGACAAGTCGGGCGGGATCTACAACCCCAAGGGGCTCGACCTCCCCGACGTCTTCAAGCACGTCCAGGGCAAGAAGCTGCTCAACACCTACGCCAAGGCGCAGCAGATCACCAACCAGGAGCTGCTCACCCTGGACTGCGATGTGTTGGTCCCCGCCGCCCTCGAGAACGTGATCACCGACGAGAATGCCGGCCAGATCAAGGCCCGGATCATCTGCGAGGGCGCCAACGGCCCCACCACCGCCGAGGCCGACAAGATCCTCAACCAGAAGGGAATCTTCGTCATCCCGGACATCCTGGCCAACGCCGGGGGCGTCACCGTCAGCTACTTCGAGTGGGTGCAGGACCGTGGCGGCTACTTCTGGGACGAGGAGACCGTCAACAACCGCCTCGAGAAGATCATGGTGCACTCCTTCGAGGAGGTGACGACGATGGCGGAGAAGCACGGGGTCGACAATCGCATCGGCGCCTACATGCTGTCAATCGACCGGGTGGCCGCCGTGCACCGCCTGCGCGGGATGTACGCCTGA
- the lpxK gene encoding tetraacyldisaccharide 4'-kinase yields the protein MARRRGDTHRLIRWLWTSRRIDARLARLALLPLAGLWSTWMRVRRVVYARQWLPVHDLPLPSVAVGNLTVGGSGKTPIAMWIARYYTGRGLVPGILLRPYGGGDEARVHARALPGAHVVADPDRVAGAERALARGAQVLVLDDAYQRLDIRRDLNVLVMSAETTRAVGWPLPAGPWREGWQALDRADAVVITRKRASREAAEALAADLQRRVRGPVAIAHLGLTRFEGLLTGRSLPPEALAGRRVVAASAIGDPEAFVAQTKATGAAVQVATWKDHHEYRQEDVSWLAHAARRADHLVITEKDAVKLRDCWPADAPEPLVALLDLTWESGGEAFAVALDAVVLPAERL from the coding sequence ATGGCACGACGGCGCGGCGATACCCACCGACTGATCCGCTGGCTGTGGACCAGCCGACGGATCGATGCCCGGCTCGCCCGCCTGGCGCTGCTGCCCCTCGCGGGGTTGTGGAGCACCTGGATGCGGGTGCGGCGGGTGGTGTACGCCAGGCAGTGGCTGCCGGTGCACGACCTCCCGCTGCCCTCGGTGGCGGTGGGCAACCTGACGGTCGGTGGGTCGGGCAAGACTCCGATCGCCATGTGGATCGCCCGATACTACACGGGGCGTGGCCTGGTGCCGGGCATCCTGCTCCGCCCCTACGGCGGCGGCGATGAGGCCCGGGTGCATGCGCGGGCGCTCCCCGGCGCGCACGTGGTGGCCGACCCGGACCGCGTGGCCGGGGCGGAGCGGGCCCTGGCGCGCGGCGCGCAGGTGCTGGTGCTCGACGATGCGTACCAGCGGCTCGACATCCGGCGCGACCTCAACGTGCTGGTGATGAGCGCCGAGACCACCCGGGCCGTGGGCTGGCCGCTGCCGGCCGGCCCGTGGCGCGAAGGGTGGCAGGCGCTCGACCGGGCCGATGCCGTCGTGATCACCCGGAAGCGGGCCAGCCGGGAGGCGGCGGAGGCGCTGGCGGCCGACCTGCAGCGGCGGGTGCGGGGCCCGGTGGCCATCGCGCACCTGGGCCTGACGCGGTTCGAGGGATTGCTGACCGGCCGCAGCCTGCCGCCGGAAGCCCTGGCGGGCCGACGGGTGGTGGCGGCCTCCGCGATCGGCGACCCGGAGGCCTTCGTGGCCCAGACCAAGGCCACCGGGGCGGCGGTGCAGGTGGCAACCTGGAAGGATCATCACGAGTATCGCCAGGAGGATGTCTCCTGGCTGGCCCACGCGGCGCGGCGGGCCGACCATCTGGTCATCACGGAGAAGGACGCGGTGAAGCTCCGGGACTGCTGGCCGGCCGACGCCCCTGAACCGCTGGTGGCCCTGCTGGACCTCACGTGGGAAAGTGGCGGCGAGGCGTTCGCCGTGGCCCTCGATGCCGTCGTGCTGCCGGCCGAGCGCCTGTAA
- a CDS encoding lysophospholipid acyltransferase family protein, which produces MLSRLAGLAARQLARSWRMEIVQPEHPAAVVATGRPFVLLCWHECLLPVMWQHREQGIAAVISQARDGEYLARFADSLGYRLIRGSSTRGGRRALAGAIRALRGGTSVGFTPDGPRGPRRVAKPGAFVAAVRGAALVLPVHVEARPAWRAGSWDRFLLPGPWARVRLAYGSPVDAAVHADPEDVAVRVVRELDDAMRRAAWHDGAAIPTD; this is translated from the coding sequence GTGCTGAGCCGGCTGGCCGGCCTGGCGGCGCGGCAGTTGGCCCGCAGCTGGCGGATGGAAATTGTCCAGCCGGAGCACCCGGCCGCGGTGGTTGCCACGGGGCGGCCCTTCGTGCTGCTGTGCTGGCATGAGTGCCTCCTGCCGGTGATGTGGCAGCACCGGGAGCAGGGGATCGCCGCCGTGATCAGCCAGGCACGGGACGGCGAGTACCTGGCGCGGTTCGCCGACTCGCTCGGCTACCGCCTGATCCGCGGATCGAGCACCCGGGGCGGGCGCCGGGCATTGGCCGGCGCCATCCGGGCACTGCGGGGCGGTACCTCCGTGGGCTTCACCCCCGACGGGCCACGCGGCCCCCGGCGGGTAGCCAAGCCGGGCGCCTTCGTGGCGGCGGTGCGGGGGGCAGCGCTGGTCCTGCCGGTACACGTGGAAGCCCGGCCGGCGTGGCGGGCCGGCTCCTGGGACCGCTTCCTGCTGCCCGGACCGTGGGCCCGGGTGCGCCTGGCGTACGGAAGCCCGGTGGACGCGGCGGTGCATGCCGATCCCGAGGACGTGGCCGTGCGGGTGGTACGCGAACTGGACGACGCGATGAGGCGGGCAGCATGGCACGACGGCGCGGCGATACCCACCGACTGA
- the lpxB gene encoding lipid-A-disaccharide synthase, producing the protein MTASPRRLLVSAGEPSGDLLAAGVLAELRARRPELVAEGIGGPRMLAQGLLPLADVTDLATMGFRDVLGAIPRHLGLYRQIVAAARAGRFAAALLVDYPGFHLRLGRALRRAGVPVIQYVAPQLWAWRPGRLPRLQEAADEIVAILPFEEAWFRERGLACHYAGHPVLDRAWPARDAARLALGIDRTEGVLGIFPGSREREIGYNWPLFRDVGQRMLAAGHCRRVLVAGTTAGYYPECAPFQVHRGRPEEVLAAATAVLVKSGSTTLEAAMTGTPMVVAYRTSRLTYQIARRLMTVDRISLVNLVAGEDVVPEFWHPPVSAAPVGDAVRPLLDESSDAAVRQRAALARVRARLGGPGAASRVATVLLDRVGC; encoded by the coding sequence GTGACCGCATCGCCCCGGCGGCTCCTGGTCTCGGCCGGTGAGCCCTCGGGTGACCTCCTGGCGGCCGGGGTGCTGGCCGAACTCCGCGCGCGCCGCCCGGAGCTGGTGGCGGAGGGCATTGGCGGGCCCAGGATGCTCGCCCAGGGGCTCCTCCCCCTGGCGGATGTCACCGACTTGGCCACGATGGGCTTCCGGGACGTCCTGGGGGCCATCCCGCGCCATCTGGGGCTCTACCGGCAGATCGTGGCGGCCGCCCGGGCCGGGCGGTTCGCGGCCGCCCTGCTGGTGGACTACCCCGGGTTTCACCTGCGCCTGGGGCGCGCCCTCCGGCGGGCCGGGGTACCCGTCATCCAGTACGTCGCGCCGCAGCTCTGGGCGTGGCGCCCCGGACGCCTCCCACGGCTCCAGGAGGCCGCCGACGAGATCGTGGCGATCCTGCCGTTCGAGGAGGCGTGGTTCCGGGAGCGGGGACTGGCCTGCCACTACGCGGGGCACCCGGTCCTCGACCGGGCCTGGCCGGCGCGTGACGCCGCCCGCCTCGCGCTGGGGATCGACCGGACGGAGGGGGTACTGGGTATCTTTCCCGGAAGCCGGGAGCGGGAGATCGGGTACAATTGGCCGCTCTTCCGGGACGTCGGGCAGCGGATGCTCGCCGCGGGGCACTGCCGCCGGGTGCTCGTGGCCGGGACCACGGCGGGCTACTATCCCGAGTGCGCCCCGTTCCAGGTGCATCGCGGCCGCCCGGAGGAGGTCCTCGCGGCCGCGACGGCGGTGCTGGTGAAGTCGGGCAGCACCACGCTTGAGGCCGCCATGACCGGCACCCCGATGGTGGTGGCCTATCGGACCTCGCGCCTGACGTACCAGATCGCCCGCCGGCTCATGACGGTGGACCGGATCAGCCTGGTCAACCTCGTCGCCGGCGAGGACGTCGTTCCGGAGTTCTGGCACCCGCCGGTGTCCGCCGCGCCAGTCGGCGACGCCGTGCGACCGCTTCTTGACGAATCGAGTGACGCCGCGGTGCGCCAGCGCGCCGCGCTGGCGCGCGTCCGCGCCCGCCTCGGCGGGCCGGGGGCCGCATCGCGGGTCGCCACGGTACTGCTGGACCGCGTCGGGTGCTGA